The genomic region CCCCGTTCAGCCGTTCGATCGGGATATTTTTCTCCTTGGCGAGGGGGTGATTGGTCGGCGCCAGAACCACCAACGGATTTTCCAAGAAGGGCTGACAACTGATATCCTTACTTTCAGGCGGATTGCTCAGGATGTAAAGATCGTCCAAGTTTTGATTGAGGCGATCGAGAAGTCCTTCGTGATTCATCACGTTGAGGGAAACTTCGACCCCGGGATAACGCTGGCAAAACGGCCCGAGTAAGCGCGGAATCACATATTTTGCCGTCGTGATCGCGCTCAAGCGCAATTGACCTTGTTTCATGCCTTTGAGATCGGCAACGGTCATTTCAAATTGAGCCAAACGCTCGAATACATCCCGACAGGTTACGAGTAATTCTTGTCCCGCTTCCGTCAGATATAACTTCTTGCCGACTTGCTCGAACAGGGGCATTCCCACCGCTTTACCGAGCTGTTTGACTTGCATCGAAACGGACGGTTGCGTCAGAAACAGCTCTTCTGCGGCACGAGTAAAACTCCCATGTCGGGCTGCAGCTTCAAACACTTTAAGCTGATGCAGTGTTGCCTGCTTCAAAACCCTTTCTCCTTTACCCAAAAATCTATAAACTAAAACTTATTATAACTATCAAAAGCCGTTACTTTTCTTTATGGTAGGCTTGCGTTAATATAATTTTACGTTCAATAACTGTAAGATTTCCTTCCTTCACCGGGGCGTTGCCCGAGAAATCGATTTTCTCAAGGGAATACCTGTAGTCATTATCTCCTGCTTACTACCCTGACGAATGTCGGTGACCGTGCAACGCTTTTTTACTTGACTCCCTTTAACATTGTAGGGGAGGCGATCGCCTCCTTCGGGAATATCCTCCCGAAAAACCCTTTCCACTTGACTTTTCTCCTTTACCCATTGGATTTGGCGACAGGAATTTTCCCGAGTGATTTTACTCGCTAGTAGCTCAGTGTTCCTTACTCCTGTTACTGGTATCTTTCCTGCTCGTATTTCCGGCTAGCCTAGGGGTTTTTCCCCTAGGTTTTTTATTGAACCCTATCGCTTGTGCAGTTGTTGCCTTTC from Oxynema aestuarii AP17 harbors:
- a CDS encoding LysR family transcriptional regulator, translated to MKQATLHQLKVFEAAARHGSFTRAAEELFLTQPSVSMQVKQLGKAVGMPLFEQVGKKLYLTEAGQELLVTCRDVFERLAQFEMTVADLKGMKQGQLRLSAITTAKYVIPRLLGPFCQRYPGVEVSLNVMNHEGLLDRLNQNLDDLYILSNPPESKDISCQPFLENPLVVLAPTNHPLAKEKNIPIERLNGEPFIMREPGSGTRSAVQELFDQKEVDVRVRLDLGSNEAIKQAIAGGFGISVLSRHTLALEGSMKRLTILDVQHFPIRRYWHVIYPAGKQLSVVAQTFFDYLLNEGRKVAQETADFKITD